A region of Hippoglossus stenolepis isolate QCI-W04-F060 chromosome 7, HSTE1.2, whole genome shotgun sequence DNA encodes the following proteins:
- the LOC124852084 gene encoding progesterone receptor-like, with translation MFSVSLQHDDCTVLLWGFPLGSADCGHVLWPCQESGSSMYPRSGSNQGAPSSQYSPGLMPEGAYPEAPELAASAGAGSSSKPVKSRGSAARQGPAGPAQSGAGFQSGSKESKWLIAPPILRDEETPEVASSSEEYLSIPLPPVYQAGELSHYERNLEGGEYDRETAEQGFLPPPRSEPAYAYMVPPPLDGSLEGYVSPPRPDSGPAGLWRVYPYYDYMFLTGQYPTGTVSYFSGGLEHGRDDFKDAHYVREYLPYPAPSQPINTAKVDAPASGGAAVQPIYSRRTARQPILHAGGYGSNSNAAKHD, from the exons ATGTTCAGTGTGAGCCTTCAACATGACGACTGCACGGTTCTTCTTTGG ggCTTCCCTCTGGGCTCTGCTGATTGTGGACATGTGCTGTGGCCCTGTCAAGAAAG CGGCAGTTCTATGTATCCAAGATCAGGCTCTAACCAGGGAGCGCCTTCCAGCCAGTATTCACCTGGACTCATGCCTGAGGGTGCTTATCCTGAGGCGCCTGAGCTGGCTGCATCTGCTGGCGCTGGTTCTTCTTCCAAACCTGTTAAGTCCAGGGGCAGTGCAGCGAGGCAGGGTCCTGCAGGCCCAGCACAGTCAGGAGCTGGATTTCAATCTGGCTCAAAAG agaGCAAGTGGCTCATTGCACCTCCTATCCTCAGAGATGAGGAAACACCAGAAGTTGCATCCAGCAGTGAAGAGTATCTGAGTATCCCTCTTCCACCGGTGTACCAGGCAGGGGAGCTGTCCCATTACGAAAGGAACCTTGAGGGTGGCGAGTACGACCGCGAGACTGCGGAACAAGGCTTCCTGCCACCACCTCGTTCAGAACCAGCGTATGCTTACATggtgcctcctcctctggatgGATCTCTTGAAGGCTACGTCAGCCCACCTCGACCAGACTCTGGCCCTGCTGGACTCTGGCGCGTTTATCCTTACTACGACTACATGTTCCTGACCGGCCAATATCCAACAGGCACAGTCAGTTACTTCAGCGGCGGTTTAGAGCACGGAAGGGACGACTTCAAAGATGCTCACTATGTGAGAGAATACCTTCCCTACCCTGCTCCCTCACAGCCAATCAACACTGCCAAGGTTGACGCTCCTGCAAGTGGTGGTGCAGCTGTCCAACCCATTTATTCACGTCGAACCGCCAGGCAACCAATTCTCCATGCAGGTGGTTATGGGAGCAATTCTAACGCAGCCAAG CATGACTAA
- the LOC118112078 gene encoding zinc finger and SCAN domain-containing protein 2, translating to MCTNMPPDSLNLESQLLSIMDVLVKAAVAEISQLFSESAASLRMHLTQSLKENEALRMRMKVTRSELFSLRLQTRSNRPASRFSSVRGNVPRPRIKSHVVIKPPVPQKAVGGAASVSLQSDNKISSGTQVQCADVESPDVILIKDEDDVGGCGPDVGQDDFGGHRPQGGVTTGTQKLDSGSSCLTSDSEELRIVSVHSGGEVPLHGESDTLFTASELQAFSSLSPDHSVTHDGLLNFTTGANDGAQLRLMQDNSVGLLERNHSTQALTSAIKTTIVGADGHVGHPSHISQFSQQQNIFPHGVNKSLDCSFCGDRFLSREDLIVHRASHTGESPVVCTLCGKSFVNKTTLGIHMRIHTGEKPYVCPQCGKRFTQNGSLKIHLRTHSGEKPYTCNQCTASFNNPSNLRRHMITHNTNGLL from the exons ATGTGCACGAACATGCCGCCGGACAGCTTGAACCTGGAGTCCCAGCTTCTGTCCATCATGGACGTGCTGGTGAAGGCGGCGGTGGCCGAAATCAGTCAGCTGTTCTCGGAGAGCGCGGCGTCTCTCCGCATGCATCTCACCCAGAGCCTGAAGGAGAACGAGGcgctgaggatgaggatgaaggtgaCGCGGAGCGAGCTGTTCTCCCTCCGGCTGCAGACCAGGAGCAACCGACCGGCGAGCCGCTTCTCCTCGGTCCGAGGAAACGTCCCCAGACCGCGGATCAAATCTCACG tcGTCATTAAGCCTCCGGTGCCTCAAAAAGCTGTTGGAGGAGCTGCCTCTGTTTCTCTACAGTCAGACAACAAGATTTCCTCTGGCACTCAAGTGCAG TGTGCAGATGTGGAGAGTCCAGATGTGATTCTGATCAAAGATGAGGATGACGTGGGAGGATGTGGACCAGATGTAG GTCAGGACGACTTCGGAGGCCATCGCCCACAGGGAGGTGTTACCACAGGGACTCAGAAGTTAGACTCTGGTTCCTCCTGCCTAACAAGTGATAGTGAGGAGCTGAGAATCGTGAGTGTTCACAGCGGAGGAGAAGTGCCTCTGCATGGCGAGAGTGACACCCTCTTCACTGCCTCTGAACTTCAGGCTTTCAGCTCGCTGTCTCCAGACCACAGCGTCACCCATGATGGTCTCCTCAACTTTACCACCGGTGCCAATGATGGTGCCCAACTGAGACTGATGCAGGATAACAGTGTTGGACTGTTGGAGCGAAATCATTCCACTCAAGCATTGACTTctgcaataaaaacaacaatagtCGGAGCCGATGGTCACGTGGGGCACCCGAGTCACATTAGCCAGTTCTCCCAGCAGCAGAACATCTTCCCTCACGGTGTCAACAAATCCCTCGACTGCAGCTTCTGTGGCGATCGCTTCCTCAGCCGCGAAGACCTGATCGTTCACCGGGCAAGTCACACCGGGGAGTCGCCCGTTGTCTGTACCTTGTGCGGCAAGTCTTTCGTCAACAAGACCACGCTGGGCATCCACATGCGCATTCACACCGGTGAGAAGCCGTACGTGTGTCCGCAGTGCGGGAAGCGCTTCACGCAGAACGGCAGCCTGAAGATCCACCTGAGGACTCACTCCGGAGAGAAGCCGTACACCTGCAACCAGTGCACCGCCAGCTTCAACAACCCCAGCAACCTGCGCAGACACATgataacacacaacacaaacggGTTGCTCTGA
- the smtnl1 gene encoding smoothelin-like 1, producing the protein MDGESPSQETSVSTETTNQTDTNNNNNQAGEPEPEGNKGTATERSDMETAEDQGSMEDTVPQERGGDEEEASAEDTDKPQTISKSDEGDSEEAEPDKDQASTGVKDPEVINREKEEEGDLEQNKKGAQQVEEVNTGKDGEELKDKDEEKSKTGEEAKEEETDVSGKAAKEAEKTKQVKEAEVETKDKGKVKEVEKQGKPKRKSGPASSSVPRPRTSARSVRATTKKNIIAKFEQGAPEAGVARNFKIQRSSAAVATGASIKQKMLQWCRSKTRNYEGVNIENFSSSWCDGMAFCALIHRFFPDAFDYSSLSPKEREKNFTLAFNTAESLADCCPLLEVSDMLMMGNNPDPMCVFTYVQSLCHSLSKIEKERKDREKEEKEKSANEGEEKDKGEDVVGEVSTEKDGDESAENGKMDGPEEKEGESAEPVVTGEEEEDALKSCEVEEGGGALVEAES; encoded by the exons ATGGATGGAGAATCACCAAGCCAGGAGACGTCTGTGTCAACAGAGACGACCAATCAGACTGATaccaacaacaataacaaccag GCTGgtgagccagagccagaggggAATAAAGGCACAGCGACGGAGCGCTCAGACATGGAGACAGCTGAAGATCAGGGGTCAATGGAGGATACAGTTCCacaagagagaggaggtgatgaggaggaggccagTGCGGAAGACACGGACAAACCCCAGACGATATCAAAGTCGGATGAGGGTGACAGTGAAGAGGCTGAACCAGATAAAGACCAAGCATCTACTGGTGTGAAGGATCCAGAAGtgataaacagagaaaaagaagaggagggagacttggaacaaaacaagaaaggaGCGCAGCAGGTGGAAGAGGTCAACACCGGGAAAGACGGAGAGGAGCTAAAGGACAAAGACGAAGAGAAGAGTAAAACAGGGGAAGAGgcaaaggaagaggagacagatgtgAGTGGGAAAGCAGCAAAGGAGGCAGAGAAGACAAAACAAGTCAAAGAAGCAGAGGTAGAGACGAAAGACAAAGGAAAGGTAAAAGAAGTAGAAAAGCAAGGGAAGCCCAAGAGAAAGAGTGgacctgcctcctcctctgtccccagACCGAGGACCTCTGCACGCTCTGTTAGAGCAACCactaaaaaaaatataatagcCAAATTTGAACAAGGTGCACCAGA GGCAGGGGTAGCACGCAACTTCAAAATTCAGAGATCGTCCGCAGCCGTGGCCACAGGAGCTTCAATCAAACAGAAGATGCTTCAGTGGTGTCGCAGCAAAACCCGGAACTATGAG GGCGTCAACATAGAAAACTTCTCATCGTCTTGGTGCGACGGGATGGCTTTCTGCGCTCTGATCCACCGCTTCTTTCCCGACGCTTTCGACTACAGCTCCCTCAGTccaaaggagagggagaaaaacttCACCCTGGCCTTCAACACCGCTGA GTCACTGGCTgactgctgccccctgctggaagTGTCTGACATGCTCATGATGGGTAACAACCCGGAccccatgtgtgtgttcacgtatGTCCAGTCCCTCTGCCACAGCCTGTCCaaaatagagaaagagaggaaggacagagaaaaggaagagaaagagaagtctgctaatgagggagaggagaaagataAAGGAGAGGATGTAGTGGGTGAGGTGTCGACGGAGAAGGATGGAGACGAGTCTGCTGAGAATGGGAAGATGGATGGCccagaggaaaaagagggagaaagtgcTGAGCCTGTGGTGAccggtgaggaggaggaggatgcacTGAAAAGCTGCGAggtggaggaaggtggaggagcGTTAGTGGAGGCAGAGTCgtag